A window from Pseudomonas sp. MRSN 12121 encodes these proteins:
- a CDS encoding extensin family protein, whose protein sequence is MGLLLLLLIAAGLLAVWRGWLPLPAAWNPWAPLQVRDKPNLLTRFKLMRLRDDRALCDQVLSDSGLRVIRQQDSRPDADCPLHNVLRVQGGEVALSSSFLASCPLAVAFALYQRHGLQPAARAVYGQEISRVEHLGSFACRNMYGRETGARSQHATADALDISGFRLADGRRISVLEDWPGEGANARFLRLAREGACDAFNVVLGPDYNAAHRNHFHLDVGPWWICR, encoded by the coding sequence ATCGGCTTGCTGCTTCTGCTGTTGATCGCGGCTGGCCTGTTGGCGGTCTGGCGCGGTTGGCTGCCGCTTCCCGCTGCCTGGAACCCCTGGGCGCCGCTGCAAGTAAGGGACAAGCCCAATCTGTTGACCCGCTTCAAGCTGATGCGCCTGCGCGATGACCGGGCCTTGTGCGACCAGGTGCTGAGCGACTCCGGCTTGCGGGTGATCCGGCAGCAGGACAGCCGTCCGGATGCCGACTGCCCGCTGCACAATGTGTTGCGGGTGCAGGGTGGCGAGGTGGCCTTGAGCAGCAGTTTTCTCGCCAGTTGCCCGCTGGCCGTGGCCTTTGCCCTGTATCAGCGTCACGGCCTGCAACCTGCGGCCCGCGCGGTTTACGGGCAGGAGATAAGCCGCGTCGAGCACCTGGGCAGTTTCGCCTGTCGTAATATGTACGGTCGCGAGACCGGTGCGCGCAGCCAGCATGCAACCGCCGACGCCCTGGATATTTCGGGGTTTCGCCTGGCCGACGGTCGCCGTATCAGCGTGCTCGAGGATTGGCCGGGGGAGGGGGCGAATGCGCGTTTCCTGCGTCTGGCCCGGGAGGGCGCGTGCGATGCGTTCAACGTGGTGCTGGGGCCGGACTACAACGCTGCCCATCGCAACCATTTTCATCTGGATGTGGGGCCCTGGTGGATCTGCCGTTGA
- a CDS encoding YbaY family lipoprotein translates to MRKLTLLALTTLLGACHSMQPASHASLDGEVFYLQRIALPPAATLSVSLQDVSLADAPAVVLAEQKGPVKGQVPLPFHLSYDPAQVKPGHRYSVSARIEVAGKLLFITTEHNGVKLDGSDPQPLKIRVDAVR, encoded by the coding sequence ATGAGAAAACTCACCCTGCTCGCCCTCACCACCCTGCTCGGGGCCTGCCACAGCATGCAACCTGCCAGCCATGCCAGCCTCGACGGCGAAGTCTTCTACCTGCAACGCATCGCCTTGCCACCGGCCGCTACCTTGAGCGTCAGCCTGCAAGACGTGTCGCTGGCCGATGCCCCCGCCGTGGTGCTGGCCGAACAGAAAGGCCCGGTCAAGGGCCAGGTGCCGCTGCCCTTCCACCTCAGCTACGACCCGGCCCAGGTCAAGCCCGGGCATCGCTACTCGGTCAGTGCGCGTATCGAAGTGGCCGGCAAGCTGCTGTTCATCACCACCGAACATAACGGCGTGAAGCTCGACGGCAGCGATCCGCAGCCGCTGAAAATCCGTGTCGACGCCGTTCGCTGA
- a CDS encoding TetR/AcrR family transcriptional regulator: MSDNISTSNGPGRPKDLAKRQAILEAAKNLFLSNGYANTSMDAVAAEAGVSKLTVYSHFNDKETLFSAAVMAKCEEQLPTLIFELPAGQPIESVLLNIARGFHLLINSEESLNLHRLIMTQGSQDPKLSQIFFEAGPQHMLQGMERLLTRIDQSGALSIDKPHHAAEHFFCLLKGAANFRLLYGYGEPLSAEAAEAHVREVVGLFMRAYRPGLA, encoded by the coding sequence ATGTCCGACAATATTTCTACCTCGAACGGCCCGGGTCGGCCCAAGGATCTGGCAAAACGCCAGGCCATCCTCGAAGCCGCGAAAAACCTGTTCCTCAGCAATGGCTACGCCAACACCAGCATGGACGCGGTGGCGGCCGAAGCCGGTGTTTCCAAGCTGACGGTGTACAGCCACTTCAACGACAAGGAGACGCTGTTCTCCGCCGCGGTCATGGCCAAGTGCGAGGAGCAGCTGCCGACGCTGATCTTCGAGCTGCCGGCCGGCCAGCCGATCGAAAGCGTGCTGCTGAACATCGCACGGGGCTTTCACCTGCTGATCAACAGCGAAGAATCCTTGAACCTGCACCGCCTGATCATGACCCAGGGCAGCCAGGACCCGAAGCTCTCGCAGATTTTCTTCGAAGCCGGGCCGCAACACATGCTGCAGGGCATGGAGCGGCTGCTGACCCGGATCGACCAGAGCGGCGCGCTGAGCATCGACAAGCCCCACCATGCCGCCGAGCACTTCTTCTGCCTGCTCAAGGGCGCGGCGAACTTTCGCCTGCTCTACGGCTACGGCGAGCCCTTGAGCGCCGAAGCCGCCGAGGCGCATGTGCGGGAAGTGGTGGGGTTGTTCATGCGGGCGTATCGGCCGGGGCTGGCCTGA
- a CDS encoding efflux RND transporter permease subunit, whose protein sequence is MGFNLSAWALRNRQIVLFLMLLLAVVGALSYTKLGQSEDPPFTFKAMVIRTNWPGATAQEVSRQVTERIEKKLMETGEYERIVSFSRPGESQVTFMARDSMHSAQIPELWYQVRKKISDIRQTLPPGIQGPFFNDEFGTTFGNIYALTGEGFDYAVLKDYADRIQIQLQRVKDVGKVELLGLQDEKVWIELSNVKLATLGLPLAAVQQALEEQNAVSTAGFFETGSERLQLRVSGNFQSVEQISNFPIRVADRTFRIGDVADVRRGFNDPPAPRMRFMGQDAIGLAVAMKDGGDILVLGKALELEFARLQNTLPAGMELRKVSDQPAAVKTGVGEFVRVLVEALAIVLLVSFFSLGVRTGMVVALAIPLVLAMTFATMYYLGIGLHKISLGALVLALGLLVDDAIIAVEMMAIKMEQGYDRLKAASYAWTSTAFPMLTGTLITAAGFLPIATAQSGTGEYTRSIFQVVTIALLASWVAAVVFVPYLGEKLLPDLAKLHAAKHGTADGQPDPYGTPFYQRVRRMVEWCVRRRKTVIALTVLLFIASVMLFRFVPQQFFPASGRLELMVDLKLAEGASLSNTAEQVKRLEALLKDHPGIDNYVAYVGTGSPRFYLPLDQQLPAASFAQFVVLAKTIEERESLRSWLIETLDEQFPALRSRVTRLENGPPVGYPVQFRVTGEHIEEVRALARKVAAKVRENPHVTNVHLDWEEPSKVVYLNIDQDRARALGVSTANLAKFLQSSLTGSSVSQYREDNELIEILLRGTRHERTELSLLPSLAVPTDNGKSVALSQVATLEYGFEEGIIWHRNRLPNVTIRADIYGKEQPATLVQQILPTLEPVRAELPDGYLLEVGGTVEDSARGQNSVKAGVPLFIVVVLTLLMLQLRSFSRTAMVFLTAPLGLIGVTLFLMVFRQPFGFVAMLGTIALSGMIMRNSVILVDQIEQDIRAGLQPWQAIIEATVRRFRPIVLTALAAVLAMIPLSRSVFFGPMAVAIMGGLIVATALTLLFLPALYAAWFRVRKT, encoded by the coding sequence ATGGGTTTCAATCTTTCCGCATGGGCATTGCGCAACCGCCAGATCGTGTTGTTCCTGATGCTGTTGCTGGCGGTGGTCGGGGCGTTGTCCTACACCAAGCTGGGGCAGAGCGAGGACCCGCCTTTCACCTTCAAGGCCATGGTGATCCGCACCAACTGGCCGGGCGCCACGGCGCAGGAGGTGTCCCGGCAGGTGACCGAGCGCATCGAAAAGAAGCTGATGGAAACCGGCGAGTACGAGCGGATCGTCTCGTTCTCCCGCCCGGGCGAGTCCCAGGTGACCTTCATGGCCCGCGACTCGATGCATTCGGCGCAGATCCCCGAGCTCTGGTACCAGGTGCGCAAGAAGATCAGCGACATCCGCCAAACGCTGCCGCCGGGAATCCAGGGGCCCTTCTTCAACGATGAGTTCGGCACCACCTTCGGCAATATCTACGCGTTGACCGGCGAGGGGTTCGATTACGCGGTGCTCAAGGACTACGCCGACCGGATCCAGATCCAGCTGCAACGGGTCAAGGACGTGGGCAAGGTCGAGCTGCTGGGCCTGCAGGACGAGAAGGTCTGGATCGAGCTGTCGAACGTCAAGCTGGCGACTCTCGGCCTGCCGCTGGCGGCGGTGCAGCAGGCGCTGGAGGAACAGAACGCGGTGTCCACCGCCGGTTTCTTCGAGACCGGCAGCGAGCGCTTGCAATTGCGCGTGTCCGGCAACTTCCAGAGCGTCGAGCAGATCAGCAATTTCCCGATCCGCGTGGCCGACCGCACCTTCCGCATCGGTGACGTGGCCGATGTGCGCCGCGGTTTCAACGATCCACCGGCGCCGCGCATGCGCTTCATGGGCCAGGACGCGATCGGCCTGGCGGTGGCCATGAAGGACGGCGGCGACATCCTGGTGCTGGGCAAGGCGCTGGAGCTGGAGTTCGCCCGGCTGCAGAACACCCTGCCGGCGGGCATGGAGCTGCGCAAGGTGTCCGATCAGCCGGCCGCGGTGAAAACCGGCGTCGGCGAGTTCGTCCGGGTGCTGGTGGAGGCCCTGGCAATCGTGTTGCTGGTGAGCTTCTTTTCCCTGGGCGTGCGCACCGGCATGGTGGTGGCCCTGGCGATTCCGTTGGTGCTGGCGATGACCTTCGCCACCATGTATTACCTGGGGATCGGCCTGCACAAGATTTCCCTGGGGGCGCTGGTGCTGGCCCTGGGTTTGCTGGTGGACGATGCGATCATCGCGGTGGAGATGATGGCGATCAAGATGGAGCAGGGCTACGACCGGCTCAAGGCCGCCAGCTATGCCTGGACCAGCACCGCGTTCCCGATGCTCACCGGCACCCTGATCACCGCGGCGGGTTTCCTGCCGATCGCCACGGCGCAGTCTGGCACCGGCGAGTACACCCGTTCGATCTTCCAGGTGGTGACCATCGCCCTGCTGGCGTCCTGGGTCGCCGCGGTGGTGTTCGTGCCTTATCTGGGCGAGAAGCTGCTGCCGGACCTAGCCAAGCTGCATGCGGCCAAGCACGGCACCGCCGACGGCCAGCCGGACCCGTACGGCACGCCGTTCTATCAGCGGGTGCGGCGGATGGTGGAATGGTGCGTGCGCCGGCGCAAAACCGTGATCGCCCTGACCGTGCTGCTGTTCATCGCTTCGGTGATGCTGTTCCGGTTCGTGCCGCAGCAGTTCTTCCCGGCTTCCGGGCGCCTGGAACTGATGGTCGACCTGAAATTGGCGGAAGGCGCGTCCCTGAGCAACACCGCCGAGCAGGTCAAGCGCCTGGAAGCGCTGCTCAAGGATCACCCGGGCATCGACAATTACGTGGCGTACGTCGGCACCGGTTCGCCGCGCTTCTACCTGCCCCTGGACCAGCAACTGCCGGCGGCGAGCTTTGCCCAGTTCGTGGTGCTGGCCAAGACCATCGAGGAACGGGAAAGCCTGCGCAGCTGGCTGATCGAAACCCTGGACGAACAGTTCCCGGCCTTGCGTTCGCGGGTCACCCGGCTGGAGAACGGCCCGCCCGTGGGCTACCCGGTGCAGTTCCGCGTCACCGGCGAACATATCGAGGAAGTCCGCGCCCTGGCGCGCAAGGTGGCGGCCAAGGTGCGCGAGAACCCGCATGTGACCAACGTGCACCTGGATTGGGAAGAACCGAGCAAGGTGGTCTACCTCAATATCGACCAGGACCGGGCCCGCGCGCTGGGCGTGAGCACGGCCAACCTGGCGAAGTTCCTGCAAAGCTCGCTGACCGGGTCCAGCGTCAGCCAGTACCGCGAAGACAACGAGTTGATCGAGATCCTGCTGCGCGGCACCCGGCATGAGCGTACCGAGCTGTCGTTGCTGCCGAGCCTGGCGGTGCCCACCGACAACGGCAAGAGCGTGGCGTTGTCCCAGGTCGCGACCCTGGAGTACGGCTTCGAGGAAGGCATCATCTGGCACCGCAACCGCCTGCCGAACGTGACCATCCGCGCCGACATCTACGGCAAGGAACAACCGGCGACCCTGGTACAGCAGATCCTGCCGACCCTGGAGCCGGTGCGCGCCGAACTGCCGGACGGTTATCTGCTGGAGGTGGGGGGCACCGTGGAAGACTCCGCCCGCGGGCAGAACTCGGTGAAGGCCGGCGTGCCGCTGTTCATCGTGGTGGTGTTGACCCTGCTGATGCTGCAACTGCGCAGCTTCTCGCGCACGGCGATGGTGTTCCTCACCGCGCCGCTGGGGCTGATCGGGGTGACCCTGTTCCTGATGGTGTTCCGCCAGCCGTTCGGGTTCGTGGCGATGCTCGGCACCATCGCGCTGTCGGGGATGATCATGCGCAACTCGGTGATCCTGGTGGATCAGATCGAGCAGGACATCCGCGCCGGGTTGCAGCCGTGGCAGGCGATCATCGAGGCGACGGTGAGGCGTTTCCGGCCGATCGTGCTGACCGCGCTGGCGGCGGTACTGGCGATGATCCCGCTGTCGCGCAGCGTGTTCTTCGGGCCGATGGCGGTGGCGATCATGGGCGGGCTGATCGTGGCGACGGCGCTGACGTTGCTGTTCCTGCCGGCGCTATATGCGGCGTGGTTCCGCGTCAGGAAAACCTGA
- a CDS encoding class I SAM-dependent methyltransferase, which yields MSEQPAACRIKVEALADAFQAQAAHWAQRLGLPLQVEEAEFALQVGEQGLQLQQLGADAPGPVRVDFVEGGAAHRRLYGGGNGQMIAKAVGIAQGVRPRVLDATAGLGKDAFVLASLGCEMSLIERQPLIGALLEDGLARAGEDFEVAPIVARMHLLKGNSIEVMRNWEGEPPQVIYLDPMFPHREKTALVKKEMRLFRPLVGDDPDAPALLEAALALASHRVVVKRPRKAPCIEGPKPSHALDGKSSRYDIYPKKALKA from the coding sequence ATGAGTGAGCAACCAGCGGCCTGCCGCATCAAAGTCGAGGCCTTGGCCGATGCATTCCAGGCGCAGGCGGCGCACTGGGCACAGCGACTGGGGCTGCCGTTGCAGGTCGAGGAGGCTGAATTCGCCTTGCAGGTCGGCGAGCAGGGCTTGCAGTTGCAGCAGCTCGGGGCCGACGCGCCGGGGCCGGTGCGGGTGGATTTCGTCGAAGGCGGCGCGGCGCACCGACGCCTGTATGGCGGCGGTAACGGGCAGATGATCGCCAAGGCCGTGGGGATCGCCCAGGGCGTGCGTCCGCGGGTGCTGGATGCCACGGCGGGGCTGGGCAAGGACGCGTTCGTCCTGGCCAGCCTGGGTTGCGAGATGAGCCTGATCGAGCGCCAGCCCTTGATCGGCGCCTTGCTCGAGGACGGCCTGGCGCGCGCCGGCGAGGATTTCGAGGTGGCGCCGATCGTGGCGCGCATGCACCTGCTCAAGGGCAACTCGATCGAGGTCATGCGCAACTGGGAAGGCGAACCGCCCCAGGTGATCTACCTGGACCCGATGTTCCCGCATCGGGAAAAGACCGCGCTGGTGAAGAAGGAAATGCGCCTGTTCCGGCCCCTGGTCGGCGATGACCCGGATGCCCCGGCACTGCTGGAGGCGGCCCTGGCCCTGGCCAGCCACCGGGTGGTGGTCAAGCGCCCGCGCAAGGCGCCCTGCATCGAGGGGCCCAAGCCGAGCCACGCGCTGGACGGCAAGTCCAGCCGCTACGATATCTATCCGAAGAAGGCGCTCAAGGCCTGA
- a CDS encoding DUF4197 domain-containing protein: MLRSSLRFTSLCAGLLMSASALALSLGDLSQQDATGGLKDALTQGAQVAVKQLGTPGGFSNDPDVRIELPGSLGKVAKKMKQFGMGAQVEELETSMNKAAEAAVPQAQALLVDAVKKMSVEDAKGILKGGNDSATQYLSKTSREQIRLKFLPIVKQATDKVGLAKQYNSFTGQAATLGVLDAKNANIEGYVTEQALNGLFEMIGKQEATIRQNPAAAATSLAKKVFGSL, from the coding sequence ATGCTCCGTTCCTCCCTTCGCTTCACCAGCCTCTGCGCGGGCCTGCTGATGTCCGCCAGCGCCCTGGCGCTGTCGCTCGGCGACCTGTCGCAACAAGACGCCACCGGCGGCCTCAAGGATGCCCTGACCCAGGGCGCCCAGGTGGCGGTCAAACAACTGGGCACGCCCGGCGGGTTCAGCAATGACCCGGACGTGCGCATCGAACTGCCGGGCAGCCTCGGCAAAGTGGCGAAGAAAATGAAACAGTTCGGCATGGGCGCCCAGGTCGAGGAGCTCGAGACCAGCATGAACAAGGCCGCCGAGGCCGCCGTGCCACAGGCCCAGGCGCTGCTGGTGGATGCCGTGAAGAAGATGAGCGTGGAAGACGCCAAGGGCATCCTCAAGGGCGGCAACGACTCCGCCACCCAGTACCTGAGCAAGACCAGCCGCGAGCAGATCCGCCTGAAGTTCCTGCCGATCGTCAAGCAGGCCACCGACAAGGTCGGCCTGGCCAAGCAATACAACTCGTTCACCGGCCAGGCCGCGACCCTCGGCGTGCTGGATGCGAAGAACGCGAATATCGAAGGCTACGTGACCGAACAAGCGCTCAACGGCCTGTTCGAGATGATCGGCAAGCAGGAAGCGACCATCCGCCAGAACCCGGCGGCGGCAGCCACCAGCCTGGCGAAGAAGGTCTTCGGCAGCCTGTAA
- a CDS encoding efflux RND transporter periplasmic adaptor subunit gives MFRYALPLALPVSLAILLSACGHEEAAQTTVRPAMVVQPEPAAQAMDSYPGEVRARYEPDLAFRIGGKVSRRLVEEGQRVKADQPLAELDPQDVRLQLEATRAQVAAAEANLNLVRAERDRYKTLMDRQMVSRSQYDNAENLYRSGEARLKQIKAEFDVASNQAGYAVLRAPKDGVIARRTVEVGQVVAAGQTVFTLATDGEREVLISLPEQGFGRFRIGQPVSVELWSQPDQRFAGQIRELSPAADPRSRTFAARIAFTAGKVPAELGQSARVFIQAAASVPLSVPLSAVTAENGAAYVWRVDAGNTLKKTPVRLGAFGEKSVPVLEGLGVSDWVVAAGVHVLHEGQQVRPVDRSNRVVNLAAKE, from the coding sequence ATGTTCCGCTATGCCTTGCCCCTCGCCCTGCCAGTCAGTCTGGCCATCCTGCTGTCCGCCTGCGGTCATGAAGAAGCCGCGCAAACCACCGTCCGCCCGGCCATGGTGGTACAGCCGGAGCCCGCGGCCCAGGCGATGGACAGCTATCCCGGCGAAGTCCGCGCGCGCTACGAGCCGGACCTGGCGTTCCGGATCGGCGGCAAGGTCAGCCGACGGCTGGTCGAGGAGGGGCAACGGGTGAAGGCCGACCAGCCCTTGGCCGAACTCGATCCGCAGGACGTGCGCCTGCAACTGGAAGCCACCCGGGCGCAGGTGGCGGCGGCCGAGGCCAACCTGAACCTGGTGCGGGCCGAGCGCGACCGCTACAAGACCCTGATGGACCGGCAGATGGTCAGCCGTTCCCAGTACGACAACGCGGAAAACCTGTACCGCTCGGGCGAGGCCCGGCTCAAGCAGATCAAGGCCGAATTCGACGTGGCCAGCAACCAGGCCGGCTATGCCGTGCTGCGAGCGCCCAAGGATGGCGTCATCGCTCGGCGCACGGTCGAGGTCGGCCAGGTGGTCGCCGCCGGCCAGACGGTCTTCACCCTGGCCACCGATGGCGAGCGTGAAGTGCTGATCAGCCTGCCGGAGCAGGGTTTCGGCCGTTTCCGCATTGGCCAGCCGGTGTCGGTGGAACTGTGGAGCCAGCCCGACCAGCGCTTTGCCGGGCAGATCCGCGAGTTGTCGCCGGCCGCCGATCCGCGTTCCCGGACCTTCGCCGCCCGTATCGCCTTCACCGCCGGCAAGGTGCCGGCCGAGCTGGGGCAAAGCGCCCGGGTCTTTATCCAGGCCGCGGCCAGCGTGCCGCTCTCGGTTCCGCTGTCGGCGGTGACCGCGGAAAACGGTGCCGCCTATGTCTGGCGGGTGGATGCCGGCAATACCCTGAAAAAGACCCCGGTGCGCCTCGGTGCCTTCGGCGAGAAGAGCGTGCCGGTGCTCGAGGGCCTTGGCGTCAGCGACTGGGTAGTGGCGGCCGGCGTGCATGTGCTCCATGAGGGGCAGCAGGTGCGTCCGGTGGATCGCTCCAACCGCGTGGTCAATCTGGCGGCCAAGGAGTAA
- a CDS encoding oxaloacetate decarboxylase: MDTQTLRAQTFKALHERDRAFVIPNPWDAGSAKMLAGLGFEALATTSAGLAFSLGRPDAEGALSLDDTLGNVRAIVGASNLPVAVDLENGFSDSPAGCADTLRQAAASGAVGGSIEDATGRADDPIYAFNLAVERIEAAVAAVRQLPFPFVLTARAENLLHGRQDLPDTIRRLQAYAEAGADVLYAPGLRSAEDIAAVVRAVAPKPVNVLMSGGLKLTLAQLSDLGVKRISVGSALARAAYGAFCRAAEEIRDHGSFDFADQALPFARINQMFKG, encoded by the coding sequence ATGGATACGCAAACCCTTCGTGCCCAAACCTTCAAGGCCTTGCACGAGCGCGACCGGGCGTTCGTGATTCCCAACCCGTGGGACGCCGGTTCCGCCAAGATGCTGGCCGGCCTGGGCTTCGAGGCCCTGGCGACCACCAGCGCCGGGCTGGCGTTTTCCCTGGGACGCCCCGACGCCGAGGGCGCCCTGTCGCTGGACGATACGCTGGGCAACGTGCGCGCGATTGTCGGTGCCAGCAACCTGCCGGTGGCGGTGGACCTGGAAAACGGTTTTTCCGACAGTCCCGCCGGTTGCGCCGATACCTTGCGACAGGCGGCCGCCAGCGGTGCGGTGGGCGGCTCGATCGAAGACGCCACGGGCCGGGCCGACGATCCGATCTATGCCTTCAATCTGGCGGTGGAACGCATCGAAGCCGCGGTCGCAGCGGTGCGACAGTTGCCTTTCCCCTTTGTGCTGACGGCGCGGGCGGAGAACCTGCTGCACGGTCGGCAGGACCTGCCGGACACCATCCGCCGCCTGCAGGCCTACGCCGAGGCCGGCGCCGATGTGCTCTATGCGCCCGGGCTGCGTTCGGCCGAGGACATTGCCGCGGTGGTCCGGGCGGTGGCGCCCAAGCCGGTCAACGTGCTGATGTCCGGCGGCCTGAAATTGACGCTGGCGCAACTGAGCGACTTGGGCGTGAAGCGGATCAGCGTCGGTTCGGCGCTGGCCCGGGCGGCGTATGGCGCCTTCTGCCGGGCGGCCGAGGAGATTCGCGACCACGGCAGCTTCGACTTCGCCGACCAGGCTTTGCCGTTCGCCCGGATCAATCAGATGTTCAAGGGTTGA
- the plsB gene encoding glycerol-3-phosphate 1-O-acyltransferase PlsB has translation MTRSPFRRLVFGTLRRLLYLWVRSETINQSSFTLNLDRSRPVFYVLQNPSLTDLAVVDTECTKAGLPRPVLPVSVGNLLEPAAFFYLTPAPDWLGRQDKRGAPPTLTRLVSALSQNAAEDAQIIPVSVFWGQSPDSESSPWKLLFADSWAVTGRLRRLLSIMILGRKTRVQFSAPIHLRELIEHNKGHERTVRMAQRILRVHFRNLKAAVIGPDISHRRNLVKGLLNQPLVRQAILDEAEREKIAPEKAKAQALRYGNEIASDYTYTAIRFLEVVLSWFWNKIYDGIKVNHIESVQKIAPGHEVIYVPCHRSHIDYLLLSYLLFRNGLTPPHIAAGINLNMPVIGGLLRRGGAFFMRRTFKGNPLYTSVFNEYLHTLFTKGFPVEYFVEGGRSRTGRMLQPKTGMLAITLRSFLRSSRMPIVFVPVYIGYERVLEGRTYLGELRGASKKKESIFDIFKVIGALKQRFGQVAVNFGEPIKLGEFLDQEQPGWRNQELGPQFKPAWLNDTTNRLGEKVARHLNEAAAINPVNLVALALLSTSRLALDDRAMARVLDLYLALLRKVPYSPHTTLPEGDGRALIAHVKDMDLLSEQSDALGKILYLDEQNAVLMTYYRNNVLHIFALPALLASFFQSSSRMSREQILRYTRALYPYLQSELFIRWSLDELDGVIDQWLEAFVEQGLLRFEKDLYLRPAPSSRHFVLLTLLSKSIAQTLQRFYMAISLLLNSGQRSISAEELEDLCTVMAQRLSILHGLNAPEFFDKSLFRHFIQTLLEEDVLRRDEAGKLSYHELLGELAEGAAKRVLPAEIRLSIRQVALHRSEDAAEQIAAPVQSD, from the coding sequence ATGACCCGCTCCCCGTTCCGCCGTCTTGTGTTTGGCACCTTGCGCCGACTGTTGTATCTCTGGGTCCGCTCGGAAACGATCAACCAGTCGTCCTTCACCCTCAACCTCGACCGCAGTCGCCCGGTGTTCTACGTCCTGCAAAACCCTTCGCTGACCGACCTCGCCGTGGTCGATACCGAGTGCACCAAGGCCGGCCTGCCGCGCCCGGTACTGCCGGTGTCGGTGGGTAACCTGCTGGAGCCCGCCGCGTTCTTCTACCTGACCCCGGCCCCCGACTGGCTCGGCCGCCAGGACAAGCGCGGTGCACCGCCGACCCTGACCCGCCTGGTCAGCGCCCTGAGCCAGAATGCCGCCGAAGACGCGCAGATCATTCCGGTCAGCGTGTTCTGGGGCCAGTCGCCAGATAGCGAATCGAGCCCGTGGAAGCTGCTGTTCGCCGACAGCTGGGCGGTCACCGGGCGCCTGCGCCGGCTGCTGAGCATCATGATCCTGGGCCGCAAGACCCGGGTACAGTTCTCCGCGCCGATCCACCTGCGCGAACTGATCGAACACAACAAGGGCCATGAACGCACCGTGCGCATGGCCCAGCGGATCCTGCGGGTGCATTTCCGCAACCTGAAGGCCGCGGTGATCGGCCCGGACATTTCCCACCGCCGCAACCTGGTCAAGGGCCTGCTGAACCAGCCGCTGGTGCGCCAGGCGATCCTCGACGAAGCCGAGCGGGAAAAGATCGCCCCGGAAAAAGCCAAGGCCCAGGCGTTGCGCTACGGCAACGAGATCGCCTCGGACTACACCTACACCGCGATCCGCTTCCTCGAAGTGGTGCTGAGCTGGTTCTGGAACAAGATCTACGACGGGATCAAGGTCAACCACATCGAAAGCGTGCAGAAGATCGCCCCGGGCCACGAGGTGATCTACGTACCCTGCCACCGCAGCCACATCGACTACCTGCTGCTGTCCTACCTGCTGTTCCGCAACGGCCTGACCCCGCCGCACATCGCCGCCGGGATCAACCTCAACATGCCGGTGATCGGCGGCCTGCTGCGCCGGGGTGGCGCCTTCTTCATGCGCCGCACCTTCAAGGGCAACCCGCTCTACACCTCGGTGTTCAACGAATACCTGCACACCCTGTTCACCAAGGGCTTCCCGGTGGAGTACTTCGTCGAGGGCGGGCGCTCGCGCACCGGACGCATGCTGCAACCGAAAACCGGGATGCTGGCGATCACCCTGCGCAGCTTCCTGCGTTCCTCGCGCATGCCGATCGTCTTCGTGCCGGTGTACATCGGCTACGAGCGCGTGCTGGAAGGCCGCACCTACCTGGGCGAGCTGCGCGGCGCGAGCAAGAAGAAGGAGTCGATCTTCGACATCTTCAAGGTCATCGGCGCCCTCAAGCAGCGCTTTGGCCAGGTGGCGGTGAACTTCGGCGAGCCGATCAAGCTGGGCGAATTCCTCGACCAGGAGCAGCCGGGCTGGCGCAACCAGGAGCTGGGCCCGCAGTTCAAGCCGGCCTGGCTGAACGACACCACCAACCGCCTGGGCGAGAAAGTCGCCCGGCACCTGAACGAAGCCGCCGCGATCAACCCGGTCAACCTGGTGGCCCTGGCGCTGCTGTCTACCAGCCGCCTGGCCCTCGACGACCGCGCCATGGCCCGGGTGCTGGACCTGTACCTGGCGCTGCTGCGCAAGGTTCCCTATTCGCCCCACACCACCCTGCCAGAAGGCGATGGCCGCGCGCTGATCGCGCATGTGAAGGACATGGACCTGCTGTCCGAGCAGAGCGATGCCCTGGGCAAGATTCTCTACCTGGACGAGCAGAACGCCGTCCTGATGACCTACTACCGCAACAACGTACTGCACATTTTCGCCCTGCCGGCCTTGCTGGCGAGCTTCTTCCAGAGTTCGTCGCGCATGAGCCGCGAGCAGATCCTGCGTTATACCCGGGCGCTGTATCCCTACCTGCAGTCGGAGTTGTTCATCCGCTGGTCCCTGGACGAGCTGGACGGGGTGATCGACCAATGGCTGGAAGCCTTCGTCGAGCAGGGCCTGCTGCGTTTCGAGAAAGACCTGTACCTGCGCCCGGCCCCGAGTTCGCGGCATTTCGTGCTGCTGACGCTCTTGTCCAAGAGCATCGCCCAGACCCTGCAACGCTTCTACATGGCCATTTCGCTGCTGCTCAACAGCGGCCAGCGCAGCATCAGCGCCGAGGAGCTGGAAGACCTGTGCACGGTGATGGCCCAGCGCCTGTCGATCCTGCACGGCCTGAATGCCCCGGAATTCTTCGACAAGAGCCTGTTCCGCCACTTCATCCAGACCTTGCTGGAAGAAGACGTGCTGCGCCGCGACGAGGCCGGCAAGCTGAGCTACCACGAACTGCTCGGCGAGCTGGCCGAAGGTGCGGCCAAGCGCGTGCTGCCCGCGGAGATCCGCCTGTCGATCCGCCAGGTGGCCCTGCATCGCAGCGAAGACGCCGCCGAACAGATCGCCGCCCCCGTCCAAAGCGACTAG